From the Quercus lobata isolate SW786 chromosome 6, ValleyOak3.0 Primary Assembly, whole genome shotgun sequence genome, one window contains:
- the LOC115949894 gene encoding uncharacterized protein LOC115949894 codes for MLHSFKTRKVKIGLMAIKLDLQKAYDKVNWKFIQSVLSRFGFRDIFISWITACLSSVSFEVIVNGGKSEQFKPSRGLRQGDPLSSYLFILGQEVLSRILDHELAANNISGFKASIRSPAITHVMYADDIMLFAKVNKKEAVNINQCIKKYCSWSSQQLNRGKSGVFFSKNTPSQSRRLVKSVLHMKSPKKDAIYLGAPLHLSNSPSKDFKFLLDKLESRLSGWRSKCLSWAGRSTLIKSVAQAIPNYTLSSFNVPNIICDKMDAITRRFWWKPKEKEGKYLAWKAWDKLCQPIKNGGLGFRKVKDFNTALLSKLAWMIASKRDSLCMQILRSKYKVKSD; via the coding sequence ATGCTGCATAGCTTCAAGACCAGGAAAGTAAAAATTGGTCTTATGGCCATTAAATTAGACCTCCAAAAAGCCTACGACAAGGTCAACTGGAAGTTCATCCAATCTGTCCTTAGTCGCTTTGGGTTCAGGGATATTTTCATCAGTTGGATCACAGCATGTCTCTCATCTGTGTCTTTTGAAGTCATCGTAAATGGGGGCAAATCAGAACAATTCAAACCGAGTAGAGGGTTGCGTCAAGGGGACCCTTTATCATCATATCTTTTCATCTTGGGCCAAGAGGTTTTATCCAGAATACTAGATCATGAGCTTGCAGCCAATAACATAAGCGGGTTTAAAGCTAGCATAAGAAGCCCAGCAATCACCCATGTCATGTATGCGGATGATATAATGCTTTTTGCGAAGGTGAACAAGAAGGAGGCAGTAAATATTAATCAGTGTATCAAAAAATACTGCTCCTGGTCAAGTCAGCAGCTAAATAGGGGCAAATCCGGtgtgtttttctcaaaaaacacCCCATCTCAAAGCCGCAGGCTGGTTAAAAGCGTGCTCCATATGAAAAGTCCGAAGAAGGATGCAATATATTTAGGAGCCCCTCTACATCTATCTAATTCCCCCTCCAAGGACTTCAAGTTCCTTCTTGACAAACTTGAATCAAGGCTTTCTGGATGGAGGAGTAAGTGCTTATCATGGGCAGGTAGGAGCACTCTCATCAAATCAGTTGCCCAAGCAATCCCCAACTACACTCTGTCTTCTTTTAATGTGCCTAACATAATATGTGATAAAATGGATGCTATAACCAGAAGATTTTGGTGGAAGCCTAAGGAGAAAGAAGGGAAGTATCTAGCTTGGAAAGCTTGGGATAAATTGTGCCAACCCATCAAGAATGGTGGTTTAGGATTCAGAAAAGTAAAGGATTTCAACACTGCGTTACTTTCTAAACTCGCATGGATGATAGCATCTAAAAGAGACAGCTTATGCATGCAGATTCTTCGATCCAAGTACAAAGTCAAATCTGATTAG
- the LOC115949893 gene encoding uncharacterized protein LOC115949893, with amino-acid sequence MIRELFDPADVPAILSIPLPMRHKEDKSIWVPNAKGVFTVKSAYHSITNKYLPNPPSAPWKKIWNLNAPEHLKMFLWRIGVNVLPTRENLLKRFDVVDSSCVHCGADPESAIHVFFTCTVARALWHSACWGFRAYEAHIQSSEDIIKLVLEPLTSICPNSESWRVSLNMALTLDGIWNLHNQVLFHEDKADIQAATQQIQFRLVEFSRIAAPNTYTTPPPSLLSWTPPPFNCIEIKLTLHILISKLP; translated from the coding sequence ATGATTAGAGAGCTCTTTGACCCTGCTGATGTCCCAGCCATTCTTTCCATTCCCCTCCCTATGAGGCACAAAGAAGATAAATCCATTTGGGTCCCAAATGCCAAGGGAGTGTTCACTGTGAAATCTGCCTATCATTCTATCACTAACAAATACCTCCCCAACCCCCCATCTGCCCCATGGAAAAAGATTTGGAATCTTAATGCTCCTGAACATTTGAAAATGTTCCTTTGGAGAATTGGGGTAAATGTCCTCCCCACTAGAGAAAATCTGCTGAAGAGATTTGATGTAGTAGATTCCTCATGTGTTCATTGCGGTGCAGATCCTGAATCAGCCATTCATGTTTTCTTCACTTGTACTGTAGCAAGAGCTTTATGGCATTCGGCTTGTTGGGGCTTTAGAGCATATGAAGCCCATATCCAATCTTCTGAAGACATCATCAAGTTAGTTCTTGAACCTCTAACATCCATTTGCCCAAACAGTGAATCATGGAGAGTCTCCCTCAACATGGCTCTCACGCTAGATGGAATATGGAATCTGCATAACCAAGTTCTTTTTCATGAAGATAAAGCTGATATACAAGCAGCTACACAACAAATTCAGTTTAGACTTGTGGAGTTTTCAAGGATAGCAGCCCCCAATACCTACACCACACCTCCGCCCTCCCTATTGAGTTGGACCCCCCCACCATTCAACTGCATTGAGATCAAGTTGACGCTGCACATTCTGATCTCAAAGCTTCCATAG
- the LOC115949895 gene encoding uncharacterized protein LOC115949895, whose protein sequence is MDFVKSSIGFNESIVVESKGSAGGLCMMWKAGISAHCVEFNKNLIAIRVSDPICDWIIVGFYGPPYPAKKKKSWENLFALLNSFQGPWICLGDFNFIINENESSNKKSGESSAPNYLKELMLEFGAIDLGFSRTHLGAINSDHAPILLETNPEDTFAHRPFRFEAVWIRDDRCATVVEKAWIKEVRGSDFVKLYKKQAGTRDALRKWNKEVFDNCQSRINLLLQKIKDIQSNDDSADNGLSKATLLSELSKWLLRSEILWRQKSRELRLKERDNNSKFFHLSTIIRRRHNHIDAIKGENGNWVTGSNRIREKFLQHFKELYKEEEVSFPDHLDNLIKPCITDDENYDLCCTPTPEEIRLTLFNM, encoded by the exons ATGGATTTTGTTAAAAGTTCTATTGGTTTTAATGAAAGCATTGTGGTTGAATCTAAGGGCTCTGCTGGAGGTTTATGTATGATGTGGAAGGCAGGAATCTCTGCCCATTGTGTTGAGTTCAATAAAAATCTGATTGCCATCAGAGTTTCTGACCCAATATGTGACTGGATAATAGTTGGTTTCTATGGCCCTCCCTACCCagccaagaaaaagaaatcctGGGAAAATCTCTTTGCTCTCCTTAACTCCTTCCAAGGCCCTTGGATATGTCTAGGAGATTTCAATTTCATCATCAATGAGAATGAatcatccaataaaaaaagcGGTGAATCGTCAGCTCCAAACTATCTTAAAGAGCTTATGCTGGAGTTTGGTGCAATTGACTTAGGCTTTTCAAGAA CTCATCTAGGAGCCATTAATTCAGATCATGCTCCTATTCTCCTAGAAACAAATCCAGAAGATACCTTTGCCCACAGACCTTTCAGATTTGAAGCAGTGTGGATTAGAGATGATAGATGTGCCACAGTGGTAGAAAAGGCTTGGATTAAAGAAGTCAGAGGATCAGATTTTGTCAAGCTGTATAAAAAACAAGCTGGCACTAGAGACGCTCTCCGCAAGTGGAACAAAGAAGTTTTTGACAACTGCCAATCTAGAATTAACTTGCTgcttcaaaaaatcaaagacaTCCAAAGCAATGATGACTCTGCGGATAATGGATTATCTAAAGCTACTTTGCTATCTGAGCTATCTAAGTGGCTCCTTAGAAGCGAGATTTTGTGGCGGCAAAAATCTAGGGAATTGAGGCTAAAAGAAAGAGacaataattcaaaatttttccaCCTCTCAACCATAATCCGCAGAAGACATAATCATATTGATGCAATTAAAGGAGAGAATGGAAATTGGGTCACAGGGTCTAACAGAATCCGCGAGAAGTTTTTGCAGCATTTCAAGGAGTTATACAAAGAAGAAGAGGTCTCCTTCCCTGACCACCTAGACAATCTTATCAAGCCATGTATCACAGATGATGAGAATTACGACCTGTGTTGCACTCCCACACCAGAAGAGATCAGATTAACACTGTTCAATATGTAA